The following coding sequences lie in one Deltaproteobacteria bacterium genomic window:
- a CDS encoding UDP-N-acetylmuramoyl-tripeptide--D-alanyl-D-alanine ligase, which produces MTVTFTVQEVCEATGGRLVYGSGDALFTSVSIDSRAVARGALFVPLPGSRTDGHAHLGDAVRQGASGFFFVPHTVPQLPEGAAGIAVNDPLVALQQLAAWYRGQLQATVIGVAGSNGKTTTKELLAQVCARQRKTSATQGNLNNHIGTPLTLLRTDRDVDCLVLELGTSGAGELTTLCQIAQPQLGIITSIAEEHTETLKDLAGVIAAETELIAALPLDGVAVVNGDDAALLDAVRQQARCRVVTFGERATNRYRILPIQVSRAGTSFRVDTPAGTREVHLKLLGSHFALAATAALAVAAECGLDLDSACTTLHGAQGAARRMAVVNLPEREITILDDCYNANPASMQQAILTAQQVRAPGERVIFVLGDMLELGEVSPLRHRELGKAIGSLTPRPDILVAVGEEARVIAAEGERAGIPVQWFAHADAAASFVQGTVASYDGPQLVLVKGSRGIHLEEVTRHLVER; this is translated from the coding sequence ATGACAGTGACCTTCACCGTTCAAGAAGTGTGCGAAGCGACCGGCGGTCGTTTGGTTTACGGGAGCGGAGACGCGCTTTTCACCTCCGTCTCGATCGACTCGCGCGCCGTCGCCCGCGGTGCGTTGTTCGTGCCTCTGCCGGGCAGCCGCACGGACGGCCATGCGCATCTAGGTGACGCCGTGCGCCAGGGAGCCAGCGGATTCTTTTTCGTCCCCCACACGGTCCCGCAGTTGCCTGAAGGAGCGGCGGGAATCGCCGTGAACGATCCGCTAGTGGCATTGCAGCAGCTCGCGGCGTGGTATCGTGGTCAACTCCAGGCCACGGTCATCGGCGTAGCCGGCAGCAACGGGAAAACCACGACGAAAGAGCTGCTAGCACAGGTGTGTGCGCGGCAAAGAAAGACTTCTGCAACACAAGGGAATCTCAACAACCACATCGGCACGCCGCTTACCCTGCTGCGGACGGATCGCGATGTCGATTGCCTCGTGCTCGAACTCGGCACCAGCGGAGCAGGAGAACTGACCACGCTCTGCCAGATTGCCCAGCCTCAGCTCGGCATCATCACCAGTATTGCCGAGGAGCATACCGAAACCCTCAAAGATCTTGCTGGAGTGATTGCCGCAGAAACCGAATTGATTGCTGCCTTGCCTCTAGACGGGGTCGCGGTGGTGAATGGCGACGATGCAGCGCTGCTCGACGCGGTGCGGCAGCAAGCGCGCTGTCGCGTGGTCACGTTCGGCGAGCGCGCCACGAATCGCTATCGGATTTTGCCTATCCAGGTCTCGCGTGCGGGCACATCGTTTCGTGTAGATACTCCGGCAGGAACTCGTGAGGTACACCTGAAACTTCTGGGCAGTCACTTTGCCCTGGCAGCGACGGCGGCGCTGGCGGTCGCTGCGGAATGCGGGCTAGACCTAGATTCGGCTTGTACGACCTTGCATGGTGCGCAGGGTGCCGCCCGCAGGATGGCAGTTGTCAATTTACCGGAACGGGAGATCACAATTCTCGACGATTGCTACAATGCAAACCCGGCTTCCATGCAGCAGGCGATCCTGACAGCGCAACAGGTACGAGCCCCGGGAGAGCGGGTGATTTTCGTGCTCGGCGACATGCTCGAACTGGGGGAGGTCAGCCCCCTCCGCCATCGGGAACTCGGAAAGGCCATCGGCAGTCTTACGCCTCGTCCGGATATATTGGTGGCCGTAGGAGAAGAAGCACGCGTGATCGCGGCGGAAGGCGAGCGGGCCGGGATTCCAGTGCAGTGGTTCGCACACGCCGACGCTGCGGCATCGTTCGTTCAAGGTACGGTCGCAAGCTATGACGGCCCGCAGTTAGTGTTGGTCAAAGGGTCTCGCGGTATTCATCTGGAAGAAGTGACGCGGCATCTCGTTGAGCGATGA
- the purE gene encoding 5-(carboxyamino)imidazole ribonucleotide mutase, translating into MNPAVGILMGSDSDFEVMEEVAKACAELGVGYEMHVMSAHRTPHDVAEYAQTAHSRGLKVIVAGAGGAAHLAGVVAAHTPLPVIGVPIQSKALKGLDSLLAIVQMPAGVPVATVAIDGGRNAGLLAVQILATADAELLTRVVRFKEKLTESVRERDRRLQEKLQQKQS; encoded by the coding sequence ATGAATCCGGCAGTCGGCATTTTAATGGGCAGCGACTCGGACTTCGAGGTCATGGAAGAAGTCGCAAAAGCCTGCGCGGAATTGGGTGTCGGGTACGAAATGCACGTCATGTCCGCTCATCGCACCCCGCACGATGTTGCCGAGTACGCGCAGACCGCGCATTCCCGCGGACTCAAGGTGATTGTCGCTGGAGCGGGCGGCGCGGCCCATTTGGCCGGGGTCGTGGCGGCGCACACGCCCTTACCGGTCATTGGCGTGCCAATTCAAAGCAAAGCCCTGAAGGGGTTGGACTCCTTGCTCGCCATCGTGCAAATGCCGGCAGGCGTGCCAGTGGCGACGGTAGCGATCGACGGCGGCCGTAATGCCGGATTGTTAGCCGTGCAAATCCTGGCCACTGCTGATGCAGAGCTGCTCACTCGCGTCGTCAGGTTCAAAGAAAAACTGACCGAATCGGTGCGCGAACGTGATCGTCGCCTGCAAGAAAAATTACAGCAAAAGCAGTCCTAG
- a CDS encoding AAA family ATPase — MDCASCQFVNPDGMNFCGQCGTALRPCCPQCGFENPAGFGFCGKCGAALVLSAESRVLSPPQHLTPQPPSSYTPPHLAERIRAATVTEGERKTITALFADLKGSTALIEGLDPEEARAIIDPALQLMMDAVHSYDGYVAQALGDGIFALFGAPLAHEDHPQRALYAALRMQEAMRRHSDQVRLQYGVPLAMRVGLNTGEVVVRSIRKDDLHTDYVPVGHSTNLAARMEQMATPGSILITDYTRKLVEGYFALKALGAATIKGVETPLNIYEVLGAGPLKTRLQVAARRGLTRFVGRQSELEQLQQALAQAKAGHGQIVGVMGEPGLGKSRLFYEFKLLSVGGCLVLEAYSVSHGKATAYLPVIELLKSYFDIQAQDDERKRREKITGKVLTLDRSLEDTLPYLFALLGIEEQPSPLQQMDAQIRRRRTFEALKRLFLRESLNQPLILIFEDLHWIDGETQGFLDVLSESVASAKVLLLTNYRPEYRHEWGQKTYYTQLRLAPLGKAEAEEFLAVLLGDRSSPQPSPQRGEGDSPRPSGERARVRGMEDNFAILKQLILDKTQGTPFFMEEIVQELREQGVLPDVGARRAVPLPTDLHIPPTVQGILAARIDRLTPDEKALLQQLSVIGREFPLSLMKRVVSQPEDELHCLLASLQRKEFLYEQPAFPEVEYIFKHALTQEVAYGTVLQEQRKRLHERTAQALEALYAATLPEHYSDLAHHYRRSGNAEKAVGYLSLAGQQAVQRSAYAEAVNHLATALGLLKTLPDTQECVQQELPLQIALAHSRAITLSYTTPAVGQAFLRAHELCQQLGETPHLSVVLRGLWNFYGLQAKYETAREMVNRGLSLAQRLQDATLLMGAHQDLGFFSLWPGEWEAARKHLEQSLMFYDPRQHRSYLARYEADLGLWSLSEVAVVLWCLGYPEQALQKSREALRLAHELGHPYSTNWILICAAWLYQQRREPQEAQKQAEAAMTLSEEQGFRLWSVWGTALHGWARALQGQGEEGVAEIREGMRTARTMGELGQTYFLSLLAEGYSSIGQYEEGLLALTEALEFVEKTGERIYEAELYRIKGELTLQQAGSRLQAEGLREKTEEAEGCFLRAIEIAQKQQAKSLELRAVMSLARLWQSQGKHSEARQMLAEIYEWFTEGFDTKDLQEAQALLTELTG; from the coding sequence ATGGACTGCGCCAGTTGCCAATTCGTTAATCCCGACGGTATGAACTTCTGCGGCCAATGCGGCACCGCGCTACGACCGTGTTGCCCACAGTGTGGGTTCGAGAATCCCGCCGGCTTTGGGTTCTGTGGCAAGTGCGGCGCTGCGCTAGTCCTGAGTGCTGAGTCCCGAGTCCTGAGTCCCCCCCAACACCTAACCCCTCAACCCCCAAGCAGCTATACGCCGCCGCACTTAGCTGAACGCATCCGCGCGGCCACCGTGACCGAGGGTGAGCGCAAGACCATCACCGCGCTGTTTGCCGATCTCAAAGGCTCGACGGCGCTGATTGAAGGGCTCGACCCCGAAGAGGCGCGGGCGATTATCGACCCGGCGCTGCAACTCATGATGGACGCCGTGCATAGCTATGACGGCTATGTGGCGCAAGCCCTGGGCGATGGCATCTTCGCCCTGTTTGGTGCGCCGCTGGCGCATGAAGATCATCCCCAGCGTGCGCTCTATGCGGCGTTGCGCATGCAAGAGGCGATGCGCCGCCATAGCGATCAGGTGCGATTACAGTACGGCGTGCCACTCGCCATGCGGGTGGGACTCAATACCGGGGAAGTGGTGGTGCGCTCGATTCGCAAAGACGACCTCCATACCGATTATGTCCCCGTGGGGCATTCCACGAACTTAGCGGCCCGGATGGAACAGATGGCGACGCCGGGGTCGATTCTGATTACCGACTACACCCGCAAATTAGTCGAAGGGTATTTTGCCCTCAAAGCCCTGGGGGCCGCCACGATCAAGGGCGTGGAGACACCGCTGAACATCTATGAAGTGCTGGGAGCTGGCCCACTGAAAACTCGTCTCCAAGTCGCGGCGCGACGAGGGCTTACCCGATTCGTCGGACGGCAGAGCGAGCTGGAGCAACTGCAACAAGCATTAGCGCAAGCGAAGGCTGGACACGGGCAAATCGTCGGCGTCATGGGCGAACCGGGGTTAGGCAAGTCGCGGTTGTTCTATGAGTTCAAGCTGCTCTCTGTGGGTGGCTGTCTGGTGCTGGAAGCCTATTCGGTGTCGCATGGCAAAGCGACGGCGTATCTGCCAGTGATTGAACTGCTCAAGAGCTACTTCGACATCCAGGCCCAGGATGACGAACGCAAACGGCGGGAGAAGATTACCGGGAAAGTGCTTACCCTCGATCGCAGCTTGGAAGACACGCTGCCCTATCTGTTTGCGTTGCTCGGCATTGAAGAGCAGCCCTCGCCATTGCAACAGATGGACGCACAGATTCGGCGCAGACGCACGTTCGAAGCGCTCAAGCGACTCTTCTTGCGCGAGAGTCTCAACCAGCCGTTGATTTTGATCTTCGAGGACCTGCACTGGATTGATGGCGAGACACAGGGCTTCCTGGACGTGCTCAGTGAGAGCGTGGCCAGCGCCAAGGTTCTGCTGCTGACCAACTACCGCCCGGAGTATCGCCACGAGTGGGGACAGAAGACGTATTACACACAACTCCGTTTGGCTCCGTTAGGTAAAGCAGAGGCGGAGGAATTCCTGGCTGTGCTGTTGGGAGATCGCTCCTCACCCCAGCCCTCTCCTCAGAGAGGAGAGGGAGATTCCCCTCGCCCCAGCGGGGAGAGGGCCAGGGTGAGGGGGATGGAAGACAATTTCGCCATCCTCAAACAGCTCATCTTGGACAAGACCCAAGGCACGCCCTTCTTCATGGAGGAGATTGTCCAAGAGTTACGCGAGCAAGGGGTATTGCCCGATGTAGGGGCACGGCGCGCCGTGCCCCTACCCACCGACCTCCATATCCCGCCCACCGTCCAAGGCATCCTCGCCGCCCGCATCGACCGTCTCACGCCCGACGAGAAAGCCTTGCTGCAACAGCTCTCCGTCATTGGCCGGGAGTTTCCCTTGAGCCTCATGAAGCGCGTTGTCTCACAGCCCGAAGATGAACTACACTGCCTCCTTGCCTCCCTGCAACGTAAGGAGTTTCTCTACGAACAGCCCGCGTTTCCCGAAGTCGAATACATCTTCAAGCATGCGCTGACGCAGGAGGTCGCCTATGGCACGGTCCTCCAGGAACAACGCAAGCGCTTACACGAGCGCACGGCACAGGCGCTAGAAGCACTGTACGCCGCGACGCTGCCTGAGCACTACAGTGACTTAGCGCATCACTACCGTCGCAGTGGCAATGCTGAAAAGGCCGTGGGGTATCTCAGCCTGGCGGGACAGCAAGCGGTACAACGGTCGGCATACGCGGAAGCAGTCAATCATCTCGCCACCGCCTTAGGGTTACTCAAAACCTTGCCGGACACCCAAGAATGTGTCCAGCAGGAACTTCCTTTGCAGATAGCATTAGCCCACTCACGTGCAATCACCCTCAGCTATACAACTCCAGCAGTGGGCCAGGCTTTCCTTCGTGCTCACGAACTGTGCCAGCAATTAGGAGAGACCCCGCATCTGTCCGTTGTTCTACGAGGACTCTGGAACTTTTATGGCTTACAAGCGAAGTACGAGACGGCCCGCGAAATGGTGAATCGGGGCTTGAGCCTAGCGCAGCGTCTACAAGACGCCACTCTACTGATGGGCGCTCATCAAGACCTGGGATTTTTCTCGTTGTGGCCTGGAGAGTGGGAAGCGGCACGAAAACACCTGGAACAATCCTTGATGTTTTACGACCCGCGACAGCACCGTTCCTATCTGGCGCGTTATGAAGCCGATCTCGGTCTATGGTCCTTGAGCGAAGTCGCGGTTGTGCTCTGGTGTCTCGGCTATCCAGAACAGGCGCTACAAAAAAGTCGCGAGGCGCTGCGTTTGGCCCATGAGCTTGGACACCCCTACAGCACAAACTGGATCCTTATTTGCGCAGCCTGGCTTTATCAACAGCGCCGGGAGCCGCAAGAAGCCCAAAAGCAAGCGGAAGCGGCGATGACACTCTCTGAGGAACAGGGATTTCGACTCTGGTCGGTGTGGGGCACGGCGTTACACGGCTGGGCGCGAGCATTGCAGGGACAAGGAGAAGAAGGGGTCGCCGAGATACGTGAGGGCATGCGCACTGCGCGGACCATGGGGGAGCTAGGACAAACCTATTTCCTTTCTCTCTTGGCTGAGGGGTATAGTTCCATAGGACAGTACGAAGAAGGGCTACTCGCGTTGACTGAAGCGCTGGAGTTTGTGGAGAAAACAGGGGAGCGGATCTACGAGGCGGAGCTGTATCGGATCAAGGGCGAGCTGACGCTGCAACAGGCAGGCTCTAGGCTTCAGGCTGAAGGCTTGAGGGAGAAGACAGAGGAAGCAGAAGGGTGCTTTCTCCGAGCGATTGAGATCGCCCAAAAGCAGCAAGCGAAATCGCTCGAACTGCGCGCGGTGATGAGCCTGGCGCGGCTGTGGCAGAGTCAAGGCAAGCACTCCGAAGCGCGACAGATGCTAGCGGAGATTTACGAGTGGTTCACCGAAGGGTTTGACACCAAGGATTTGCAAGAGGCGCAGGCGTTGCTGACGGAACTCACAGGGTAA